A region of the Pseudarthrobacter sp. MM222 genome:
AGTGTGGCGCCCACCAGGATGAAGAACAGCCCGGCAGGGAACTGGCCGATGACGTCCTTGATGGACATGCCGGCCAGGAGGGTTCCGACGCCGAACGCGGCGACGGTGGCCAGCAGGCCGGCGTTGATCTTGGTGAAGGAACCGATGGCAAAGGCCGCCACCAGGACCAGGAACGCGATAAGTGACAGGGACACGGTGCGGTCCGCCTAGGAGTTCGCCGGGGTCAGGACGCCGGCGCCGGACAGCAGGCTGCCGGCTCCGGTGATGGAGGGCTGGTGGCCGAGAGCCTTGAGGATGTCGTACGTGGTGGCGGTGGCCGCCGTGATGACCGGCAGCCCCAGCTCGTCCTCCACTGCCTGGACCGCAGCCAGCGACGGCATCTGGACGCAGGCGGAAAGCACGACGGCGTCCGCGCCTTCGCGCTGCAGGCTCCGGGCAAGCGCGGGCAGGTTCTGCGGGTCAAGGCAGCCGACCTCAAGGTTGTCCGCCACCTCGAGACTGATGGCGTCCAGAACGGTGATGCCGGAGCCTTCGATGTAGTCCACCACCATTTTGGTGAGCGGCTTCATGTAGGGGGTGATCATGGCCACCTTGAGCGCGCCGATTTCCTGCAGCGTGCGGACCAGGGCGCCGGCGCTGCTGGTGACCGGGGCGGGGTGCCCGTTGCCGGCGGCCGCGTCAGCGATGACTTTCTCCGAGCCCTCGTGGGCTCCGGGACCCTGGGCCATGACGGCGACCAGGCAGGCGTAGGCGATGACGTCCACATCGGCGTCGGAGACTGCCTCGGCGCAGCCAGCTGCCTTACCCACCATGGCCAGCAGCTCTTCCCGGGTGACCTTCTTCATGCCGGCGCGGGCGGAGTGGAAGGTGTAGCTGTGGCCGGTTGCCTCGGCCTGGCGCCGGAATAGCTCGGGCAGCTCCGTCTCCATAGTGGTGTTGGAGCTGGGGACGATCAGTCCCACCCTGGAGGAGCCCGGGCGCTTGGGCTCCGGCGCGGTTTCGCAGGTGGTTTCGGGGATGCTCATGATTTCTCCACGTCGTTGTGCTGGGGGCTTAGGGGTGAGACCCACAAGGTGGGTTCGACTCCCATGATGTGGGTCACAGGAGTAGGATGTCAAATGGGTCACGTTCCGGGGCCCGTTCCGGCTTACTAAGCTGGAGGCTGCTAAAGAAAAGTAATGAAGGGATGTTGAAACTGTGGCGACGGAGCCGGGCGCCGGGGCGTCACCCCTGCTGGTGCTGCACAAGGTGGCGGAGATTCTCGACTGTTTTTCGGTCCAGGCTCCGGAACCGACATTGCAGCAGATCATCCGGATGACGGGCCTGCCGTCCAGCACCTGCCAGCGGCTTGTGCAGAACATGCTGCGGGAGGGGTTTCTGGACCGCGACGGCGACCGGTACCGGATCGGCATCGGGCTGGTCCGCTGGGCTACGCCGGGAACGTTCGGGCTGGACGTGGTGCGGCTGGTGAAGCCGGTCCTGCAGCAGCTGCGCGACGAGACCGGTGAAACGGCATGCCTGTATGTCCGGGACGGTGCGTTCCGGACCATCGTTGCCGTGGCCGAGACGCGCCATGTGGTGATGCGGCCGTTCATGGTGGGCATGGTTATGCCCCTGCATGCCGGAGCGCCGGGCAAGATTTTCCTGGCATTCGACCCCGAGTCGTGGGGCGCCCTGGACGAACACGGACTGGACCGCTTTACCCCCGACACGCCGGCCTCTTTGGAACTGCTCCGGCAGCAGGCGGCGGTGGCACGGGAGCAGGGGTTTTATGCGGCTTTCGGCGAACGGAACGAAGACGTGGGTTCCATCAGCGCACCCGTGTTCGAC
Encoded here:
- a CDS encoding maleate cis-trans isomerase family protein, yielding MSIPETTCETAPEPKRPGSSRVGLIVPSSNTTMETELPELFRRQAEATGHSYTFHSARAGMKKVTREELLAMVGKAAGCAEAVSDADVDVIAYACLVAVMAQGPGAHEGSEKVIADAAAGNGHPAPVTSSAGALVRTLQEIGALKVAMITPYMKPLTKMVVDYIEGSGITVLDAISLEVADNLEVGCLDPQNLPALARSLQREGADAVVLSACVQMPSLAAVQAVEDELGLPVITAATATTYDILKALGHQPSITGAGSLLSGAGVLTPANS
- a CDS encoding IclR family transcriptional regulator produces the protein MATEPGAGASPLLVLHKVAEILDCFSVQAPEPTLQQIIRMTGLPSSTCQRLVQNMLREGFLDRDGDRYRIGIGLVRWATPGTFGLDVVRLVKPVLQQLRDETGETACLYVRDGAFRTIVAVAETRHVVMRPFMVGMVMPLHAGAPGKIFLAFDPESWGALDEHGLDRFTPDTPASLELLRQQAAVAREQGFYAAFGERNEDVGSISAPVFDHAGRLACAVGLGFPTQRIGPADVDRLGPVVARAGLEASLALGYDGSHSAG